The Chrysemys picta bellii isolate R12L10 chromosome 12, ASM1138683v2, whole genome shotgun sequence genome has a segment encoding these proteins:
- the LOC101949388 gene encoding olfactory receptor 6N1-like, protein MADTDWRNETTTTELILLGFGDLPDLQILLFLMFLAIYMATVAGNTLIVVLVVTDQHFHTPMYFFLVNLSYLEICYTSTFLSRLLASLLTGDRNISVTCCITQLYFTGSLAATECYLLAAMSYDQYLAICKPLHYSTLMNNRFCVQLAAGSWLNGCLALTIFVLFLPQLVFCGPNEIDHFYCDPIPLIELSCSDTHLSILVDLIIVSVFTLPPFLLTLMSYVFILVSILRIPSTTGRQKAFSTSSSHLTVMTIFYGTIMIVYMLPKGDTLRDLKKVLSLCFTVLTPLVNPLIYSLRNREVKEALSKADSKCSFHQKNMQRLQDNNLA, encoded by the coding sequence ATGGCAGACACAGATTGGAGAAACGAAACGACCACCACAGAGTTAATCCTCCTGGGATTCGGGGATCTCCCTGACCTTCAAAttcttctctttctaatgttcctAGCGATCTACATGGCAACTGTAGCTGGGAACACTCTCATCGTGGTGCTTGTTGTGACTGATCAGCActttcacacccccatgtacttttttcTGGTCAACTTGTCCTACTTGGAGATCTGCTACACCTCGACCTTCCTGTCCAGGTTACTGGCCAGTCTGCTGACTGGGGACAGAAACATCTCAGTGACTTGCTGCATCACACAACTGTATTTTACTGGCTCTCTGGCAGCTACGGAATGCTATCTCCTAGCAGCAATGTCCTATGATCAGTATTTAGCGATATGTAAACCCCTGCACTATTCAACTCTTATGAATAACAGGTTTTGCGTCCAGTTGGCTGCTGGGTCATGGTTAAATGGTTGTTTGGCTCTTACAATCTTTGTCTTATTCCTACCACAGTTAGTATTCTGTGGCccgaatgaaattgaccatttctattgTGATCCCATCCCACTGATAgaactctcctgcagtgacactCACCTGAGCATATTGGTGGATTTGATAATAGTCTCCGTATTCACTCTGCCTCCATTCCTACTAACCCTGATGTCCTACGTGTTTATCCTTGTCagcatcctgagaatcccttccacgaCCGGGagacaaaaggccttttccaccagctcctctcacctcactgtgatgacaattttctatggaacCATAATGATTGTCTACATGCTACCGAAAGGTGATACACTCAGAGATCTGAAGAAAGTGCTCTCTCTTTGCTTCACGGTCCTAACTCCCCTGgtaaaccccctcatctacagcctgagaaataGAGAGGTCAAGGAAGCACTGAGCAAAGCAGACAGTAAATGTAGCTTTCACCAAAAAAACATGCAGAGACTCCAAGATAATAATTTagcctga